The following proteins are co-located in the Apium graveolens cultivar Ventura chromosome 5, ASM990537v1, whole genome shotgun sequence genome:
- the LOC141661224 gene encoding F-box protein At3g56470-like, with protein MFTSYLNIIMQKLRGATKRVIKLLSHHKREREQAAEEEKQQTDDINLWSELDGNLLGEILSRLCFADQFRFRVVCKNWLAARPINTKTLLPWYLCINRSAVYEFRRFDFQLYDPSSPNPVSVLNISLTKLGIPFSSYMTYAATVKHNWLFICIERGKWFTCLSHVYFRLFSPFARKISTLPKLTHPRAHPLHFTMTWSTQPDSPDCVFYLLDTCNIPKIALFTYRNGDKNWTATQFDEVQNFWPHLCSLVYLHGVLYIVSPTGKIVSYDIVGREFKFECLLIDELLALHFSLSRKQRVLELDGEVMIVCLGSYVDNNVTLTHKPCIKRYNRSSKAWIPVSTLGNRALFVSDKTYEVAKIDTIDMRNSGVLSNKIFHFFDGRCLVYSIEDGELVEFKPADSNLLEDNGSDLSEYKNRFFGTFSDANSNKSVFWLEPPCVHVCST; from the coding sequence ATGTTTACTAGTTACCTAAACATTATCATGCAGAAACTGAGAGGAGCTACAAAGAGAGTTATTAAATTGTTATCCCATCATAAGAGGGAACGTGAACAAGCAGCAGAAGAAGAAAAACAacaaactgatgatatcaacttGTGGTCAGAACTTGACGGAAATCTTTTGGGTGAAATTCTTAGCAGACTCTGTTTTGCTGATCAGTTTCGTTTCCGTGTTGTTTGCAAGAACTGGCTGGCCGCTCGTCCCATCAATACTAAAACACTATTACCATGGTATTTATGTATTAATCGTTCGGCTGTATATGAGTTCAGGCGGTTTGATTTCCAACTTTATGACCCATCATCTCCGAACCCAGTTTCGGTTCTCAATATATCACTGACTAAATTAGGTATTCCATTTTCTTCTTATATGACTTATGCAGCTACTGTCAAGCACAACTGGTTATTTATCTGCATCGAAAGAGGAAAATGGTTTACCTGCCTGAGTCATGTATACTTCAGACTGTTCTCTCCTTTCGCTAGAAAAATCAGCACTCTCCCAAAATTAACCCATCCACGAGCCCATCCACTTCATTTTACAATGACGTGGTCCACCCAACCTGATTCACCAGACTGTGTCTTCTATCTTTTAGACACTTGCAATATTCCCAAGATTGCTCTTTTCACATATCGCAATGGTGATAAAAACTGGACTGCTACACAATTTGAtgaagttcaaaatttttggccTCATCTTTGCAGTCTTGTGTACCTTCATGGAGTGTTGTACATTGTCTCTCCTACCGGAAAAATAGTTTCCTATGATATTGTTGGCAGGGAATTCAAGTTTGAATGTTTGCTTATAGATGAGCTTCTTGCTCTGCATTTCAGCCTGTCGAGAAAACAAAGGGTGTTAGAGTTGGATGGAGAGGTGATGATAGTATGTTTGGGCTCATATGTAGATAACAATGTCACTTTAACCCACAAACCGTGTATAAAAAGATATAATCGGTCAAGTAAGGCTTGGATTCCTGTAAGCACCCTGGGCAACAGAGCATTATTCGTGAGCGACAAAACCTATGAAGTGGCAAAAATCGATACAATAGATATGAGAAATAGTGGAGTATTATCAAACAAGATCTTTCATTTTTTTGATGGCAGGTGCCTTGTTTACTCCATAGAGGATGGTGAATTAGTTGAATTCAAGCCTGCTGATTCAAATTTGTTGGAAGATAATGGCAGCGATTTATCTGAATACAAAAATAGGTTTTTTGGTACATTTTCAGATGCCAACAGCAACAAGTCAGTATTTTGGTTGGAACCTCCCTGTGTCCATGTTTGCTCCACCTGA